Proteins encoded in a region of the Sparus aurata chromosome 6, fSpaAur1.1, whole genome shotgun sequence genome:
- the nckap1l gene encoding nck-associated protein 1-like yields MDYQQKLAEKLSILNERGNGVLIRMNYIKKTCTDPKTRPSFLADKSMEPAIKYINKKFPSIDFRGNIQHLTSIQRKKSEVLVAMSSYYDSFLDVIEFRDHVYELLNTIDACQCFFDISINFDFTKNYLDLIITYTSVIIMLSRIDDKKALVGMFNCAHEMTNGSSDPSYPRLGQMFVEYEHTWKKLTEEFGPHTRSVTSALLSLRMVYPRRNLPAEQWRSAQLLSLLSAPAAMLDPACCNTMACEYLSMEVMERWIIIGFLLCHSSVNTNQASQELWKMALRSGLYLTLTRDEVLNIHKVTEDLFDSIKGYNKRIADIKECREHVIVNCGAMHRERRQFLRGALKELFNVLEDEPGLLGPKALFVFMALSFSRDEVLWLVRHSENMPKIKTPEDYIDNQMAELLFYMEKLRGLMRKCSYVVQRYHVQYLAQFDALVLNDTIQNMYVCPEEESVLMSSFVSTLSALSIKQVENKEEFDLRALRLDWMRLQAYTSVNKAPLPIKDYIDLPKVMNLIQFHTRMVDSLDELLFETSELSILSFYPRVFEKMFSQSSEEMTMKRYLMAFPSVCSQFSQCGHPLCPEEIEAMEKRSLRLCVTFLEQIAKQTSTVVLEICAEQCNLNDQLQPKHCAEAISAARHRKQKKQVPKKGEVLKEKPGAESLRKDRSVVTNVDKMHLMLTELCSCYSLCTDFIVFDHIVVPTEFLISHLETRLSEIIVRMANYNQTTQEIARPTDLLAGLRAYTASVHSLSSYINVDVTRLVKNVLLQQTQPLDSRGVQTITTLYTNWFLESLLRQASNALILHCPTMHCFVNQATENDPNFRAEEFSDVSELQALAELIGPYGLKFLSENLMWHITSQVSELKKLVIENMDILVQMKNNFDKPEEMANLKKRLTGGENVLKRMTIIGVILSFRAMAQDCLKQVLLKHCPYLMGPLECLRDFIAPEDDIKVTLSVFELASAAGLACNIDPALVTAISSMQTDNTSVDEEYKLSCLLLVFIAVSLPTLALDPNSFYSREHGGHNNNVHCLAVAINQVAAAMFTVQAKNIEQHLKEFLLMASNALLQLGQNTERMDLKNRESVYLLLHMIVEESPFLSQDMLESCFPYVLLRNAYREVYKSFVITLG; encoded by the exons ATGGACTACCAACAGAAACTGGCTGAAAAGCTCAGCATCCTCAATGAGAGAGGGAATGGGGTGCTGATACGGATGAACTACATCAAGAAG ACATGTACAGACCCGAAAACACGGCCGTCCTTCCTGGCAGATAAAAGCATGGAGCCCGCCATCAAGTACATCAACAAGAAATTCCCCAGCATCGACTTCAGAGGGAACATT caacaTCTGACCAGCATACAGCGAAAGAAATCTGAAGTGTTGGTGGCCATGTCAAGCTACTACGACTCTTTCCTGGATGTCATAGAGTTCAGG GACCACGTTTACGAGCTGCTGAACACCATAGATGCCTGTCAGTGCTTCTTTGATATT TCAATCAACTTTGACTTCACCAAGAACTACTTGGATCTGATCATCACCTACACGTCCGTTATCATCATGCTTTCTCGCATCGACGACAAGAAGGCACTGGTGGGCATGTTCAACTGCGCCCATGAGATGACCAACGGAAGCAG TGACCCCTCCTACCCACGGCTCGGCCAGATGTTCGTAGAGTACGAGCATACTTGGAAAAAGCTCACAGAGGAGTTTGGCCCTCACACAAGG TCGGTGACGTCTGCGCTGCTGTCTCTGAGGATGGTCTACCCACGCAGGAACCTGCCAGCAGAGCAGTGGCGGAGCGCCCAGCTCCTCAGCCTGCTCAGTGCTCCAGCTGCTATGCTGGACCCAGCCTGCTGCAACACC ATGGCGTGTGAATATCTGTCTATGGAGGTGATGGAGCGGTGGATCATTA TTGGCTTCCTGTTGTGCCACAGCAGCGTGAATACAAACCAGGCGTCCCAGGAGCTGTGGAAGATGGCCCTGCGAAGTGGCCTCTACCTCACCCTCACCAGAGATGAGGTGCTCAATATACACAAGGTCACCGAGGACCTCTTCGACAGCATTAAAGG atatAACAAGCGGATTGCAGACATCAAGGAGTGTCGTGAACACGTGATAGTCAACTG TGGAGCGATGCACAGAGAGCGGAGGCAGTTTCTGAGAGGAGCGCTGAAGGAATTATTCAATGTTCTGGAGGATGAACCCGGACTTCTGGGACCAAAG GCCCTGTTTGTCTTCATGGCTCTGTCGTTTTCCCGTGACGAGGTCCTGTGGCTCGTCCGGCACTCTGAGAACATGCCGAAGATAAAAACGCCCGAGGACTACATTGACAA tcagaTGGCAGAGCTGCTGTTCTACATGGAGAAGTTACGAGGTCTGATGAGAAAGTGCAGCTATGTGGTTCAGCGCTACCATGTCCAGTACCTGGCGCAGTTTGACGCCTTGGTCCTTAACGACACCATACAG aacatgtatgtgtgtccaGAAGAGGAGTCGGTCCTGATGAGCTCGTTCGTCTCCACCCTGTCTGCTCTGTCAATCAAACAAG TGGAAAACAAAGAGGAGTTTGACTTGAGAGCGCTGAGACTGGACTGGATGAGGTTGCAG GCCTACACCAGTGTGAACAAAGCCCCTCTGCCAATAAAGGACTATATAGATTTACCGAAAGTGATGAACTTGATTCAGTTTCACACCAGGATGGTAGACAGTTTGGACGAACTCCTGTTTGAGACGTCTGAGTTGTCCATACTCAG CTTCTACCCGCGTGTCTTTGAGAAGATGTTCAGCCAGAGCAGTGAGGAGATGACCATGAAGCGTTACCTCATGGCCTTCCCCTCTGTGTGCTCTCAGTTCAGCCAGTGTGGGCACCCTCTCTGCCCAGAAGAG aTAGAGGCAATGGAGAAGAGGAGTCTGCGCCTGTGTGTGACCTTCCTGGAGCAGATAGCCAAGCAGACCAGCACTGTCGTGTTGGAGATATGTGCTGAGCAGTGCAACCTCAATGACCAG CTGCAGCCCAAGCACTGTGCCGAGGCCATCAGCGCAGCTCGCCACAGGAAGCAAAAGAAGCAAGTGCCAAAGAAGGGAGAGGTCCTGAAAGAGAAGCCGGGCGCTGAAAGCCTGAGGAAAGACCGGAGCGTCGTCACCAA TGTGGACAAGATGCATCTAATGCTGACAGAGCTCTGCTCCTGCTACAGCCTCTGCACTGACTTCATCGTCTTCGACCACATCGTCGTCCCCACAGAGTTCCTCATTTCTCATCTGGAGACGCGCCTCTCTGA GATCATCGTGAGAATGGCCAATTACAACCAGACCACCCAGGAGATAGCCCGTCCCACGGACCTCCTGGCAGGATTAAGAGCCTACACGGCCAGCGTGCACAGCCTCTCCAGCTACATCAACGTGGACGTCACTCGGCTGGTGAagaacgtcctgctgcagcagacGCAGCCGCTGGACTCCCGTGGAGTACAGACCATAACGACGCTCTATAcaaactg GTTCCTGGAGAGTCTCTTGCGTCAGGCCAGCAATGCCCTCATCCTTCACTGTCCCACGATGCACTGCTTTGTCAACCAGGCGACAGAAAACGACCCAAATTTCAGAGCAGAGGAGTTTTCAGATGTGTCAG AGTTACAGGCCCTGGCAGAGCTAATTGGTCCATATGGCCTGAAGTTTCTGAGCGAGAACCTGATGTGGCACATCACCTCTCAAGTCAGTGAGCTGAAG AAACTGGTGATCGAGAATATGGACATCCTGGTACagatgaaaaacaactttgatAAGCCAGAGGAAATGGCCAATCTGAAAAagaggctgacag GTGGAGAGAACGTTCTGAAGAGGATGACCATCATCGGGGTTATCCTGTCCTTCAGAGCGATGGCGCAAGACTGTCTGAAACAA GTCCTGCTGAAGCACTGCCCGTACCTGATGGGGCCCCTCGAGTGCCTGAGAGACTTCATTGCCCCTGAAGATGACATCAAG GTGACTCTAAGCGTCTTTGAGCTGGCGTCTGCTGCAGGATTGGCATGCAATATTGATCCGGCCCTCGTCACAGCTATCAGCAGCATGCAGACAG atAACACGTCAGTCGACGAGGAGTACAAGCTGTCCTGTCTGCTGCTCGTCTTCATCGCCGTGTCCCTGCCCACTCTGGCCTTGGACCCCAACTCCTTCTACAGCCGAGAGCATGGCG gCCACAACAATAACGTCCACTGTTTAGCTGTGGCCATCAACCAGGTGGCTGCTGCTATGTTCACCGTTCAGGCAAAGAACATCGAGCAGCACCTCAAAGAGTTTCTCCTG ATGGCCTCCAATGCTCTGCTTCAGCTGGGACAAAACACGGAGAGAATGGACCTTAAAAACCGAGAGTCCGTCTACCTGCTCCTGCACATG ATCGTGGAGGAATCGCCGTTCTTGAGTCAAGACATGCTGGAGAGCTGCTTCCCATATGTTCTGCTCCGAAACGCCTACAGAGAGGTGTACAAGTCCTTCGTCATCACTCTGGGCTGA